A genomic stretch from Edaphobacter aggregans includes:
- a CDS encoding MlaD family protein, with protein sequence MNSKREQAAVGFFVIVAAALLIGTILAVSGTFASGGVAHHTYFKSAGGLLPGAAVRYGGMKAGKVEAVRVDPKDSTRIEIDFSVQRDIPVKTDSIAKISSLGALSDNYVEIGTGTKGGQLAAPGSELKSVETVGIGDLGDMIGGLTPVVNQVMQTLNQRLTELQVTLARVNDLLNDKNRENIGNSLGNLNAILAENRPKISGSLANVQVASAKLVPLLDDLKSTMNQANETLSHVDALVVENRQDIRTIVVELKETMLNAQALIEQLKNTTDNNTDNIDQILENIRITSENMKILTDSLKTNPAVLIRGNNGKDRKPGEK encoded by the coding sequence ATGAACAGCAAACGCGAGCAGGCCGCAGTGGGTTTTTTTGTAATAGTTGCGGCGGCACTGCTAATTGGGACAATCTTGGCTGTGTCCGGCACTTTTGCTTCGGGCGGGGTCGCACATCATACCTATTTTAAGTCGGCCGGCGGTCTTTTGCCTGGTGCCGCAGTTCGCTACGGAGGTATGAAAGCCGGCAAGGTCGAGGCTGTACGGGTGGATCCCAAAGACTCGACCCGCATTGAGATCGACTTTAGTGTACAGCGTGACATCCCGGTAAAGACCGATAGTATCGCGAAAATTTCCAGCCTGGGGGCGCTTTCCGATAACTATGTGGAGATCGGAACCGGAACAAAAGGAGGCCAACTTGCAGCACCCGGCAGCGAACTGAAGTCCGTCGAGACAGTGGGAATTGGTGATCTAGGCGATATGATTGGAGGCCTCACCCCCGTTGTCAATCAGGTTATGCAAACCCTGAACCAACGCCTCACGGAACTGCAGGTGACACTGGCCCGCGTCAACGATCTGCTGAACGACAAGAACCGCGAGAACATAGGCAACAGTCTAGGAAACTTGAATGCCATACTCGCTGAAAACCGTCCGAAGATATCAGGGAGCTTAGCGAACGTACAGGTCGCGAGTGCCAAGCTTGTACCCTTGCTAGATGACCTTAAGTCAACCATGAATCAGGCAAACGAGACCTTGTCGCACGTTGACGCTCTCGTGGTTGAGAATCGCCAGGACATTCGGACAATAGTCGTCGAGCTAAAAGAGACCATGCTCAACGCACAAGCTCTTATCGAGCAGCTAAAAAATACGACGGACAACAACACGGACAACATCGACCAAATCCTCGAGAATATCCGCATTACAAGCGAAAACATGAAAATACTGACGGATTCGTTGAAGACCAACCCTGCAGTGCTTATTCGTGGAAACAATGGGAAAGATCGAAAACCCGGCGAGAAGTAA